In the Lepus europaeus isolate LE1 chromosome 10, mLepTim1.pri, whole genome shotgun sequence genome, ccctgcacccgcatgggagaccaggagaagcacctggctcctggctttggatcagcgcgatgcgccggccgcagcgtccattggagggtgaaccaacagcaaaaaggaagacctatctctctgtctctctctctcactatccactctgcctgtaaaaaaaaaaaaattaaaatagtatctttttcataaattttatttatttgaaaggcagagcatcagacagacaggaagagaggaggatcttccgtctgctggttcactcccccaaaaggccgcaacagccagatctgagccaggctaaagccaggagccagaatctctatcctggtctcccacatgggtgacagggaccctggCACTTAAAGAGCTCAGAGTCTAGTTGCAAAGATCGGTTTTGTAAAGAGGTGGTTATATAACAGCATAGTAAGTGTTGTGTTTGAGGGACTGTCACAGAACAAACTCTGCCTTATGGAGTCGAGGAATAGATCAGATGATCTCCATCTGCTACTCTCTGGAGTAGATCAGATGATACTCCTTCCTTGCATTGatccacccagccatccatctacccatcattttttttttttttttgacaggcagagtggacagagagagagagacagagagaaaggtcttcctttttgccgttggttcaccctccaatggctgctgcggccagctcatcgcgctgatccgaagccaggagccaggtgcttctcctggtctcccatgcgggtgcagggcccaagcacttgggccatcctccactgccttcccgggtcatagcagagagctggcctggaagaggggcaaccgggatagaatccggcgccccgaccgggactagaaaccggtgtgctggtgccgcaaggcggaggattagcctgttaagccacggcgccggcccatctacCCATCATTTAACAAACACTTGGTGACCGTCTATTTTGTGTAAGGTCCCATTTGAGGAGCTAGATTTATGACTGGATCTTGAAGAATGATGGAACAGTGGGAGGCTGGCACAAGGTAGAAAGGACCTTTGAAGCAGGGGGGTTGGCCTCTGCAAAGGCCCAGTGGCAGAGGGTATGGAAATGCGTCATGAGGCTGCAGTGATAGAGTGGCTGGTTCACTGAGTCTCTGTGCTGTGGAAAGCTGTTTGgatttttgtcttttggggaaAATGAAAAACCCTtgtggaactttaaaaaaaaaaacagaagtttttattttagagatgttCTGGCAGTAGAATAAATTTTAAGCAGAGAGATGAATGAAGAGGCTCTTGGACTAGTTTGAAAGCAAAAAGGATGGCAAAcatgggtggagagagagagcagatccAAGAAGGAGCTGGGAGTCGGAGTCAGCAGgactgcagggccctggggagtaCGAAGAGGCACAGAGGGTGGCTCCCAAGTTTCTGGCCTGTGTGACAGGATGGGTGCATGGTGGGTCCTCAAGCTTGGGCAGAGAAGTTACAGGCTTGGTTCTGGACAGGGGGCACTTACCAAAGCAAGTGCTGGCCAAAGGCCTGTGGTCTAGGGAAACAGGAATAAGAAAAGGAGCCTTTCTGGACGTCAAGGAAGATCAGCATGGCCGCTGGCCTCCACGGGGCCTTTGGACAAAGTAGAGAAAGGTGCCTCTTCCCAGCGGACTGATTGGAGAGAGGCAACCTGCTTCAAAGAAGACTCCTACGTGTGGCCTGGCAAGCAGCCCCGCTGGACTTCAGTCCCCGTTCACGCCCTTGGCCGGGCAATCTATGTACCATGCACAAATTACACGGCTATACGTGGAAGCTTTGGGACTAGGCTCAGCCCCTCGAGGCTCAGCCCATTGTTACCCCATAGAAAAGGGATGTAGAGAGGAGGCCGGAGGCTTGGTCAGGAAAGGCATCTGGCTTGGTGGTCAGGCCAATTTCCAGTGGGCTTCGGCTCTGCTCGTCAGTGAAGGGGATTGTGGACTCCGCCTAGCAGCAGGCATCGGGAGGACTAAGGGAAATCAGGTGTGTGGCGTGGAGGTCTCCAGAGCAGCTCTGAACACTCAGTTTCCAGCAGCAGACGTGGCACAGAGGGGGTAGAACGCAGTAACCTGAAGAAGGTGCACTGGCTGTGGGCAGTGACCAGCGAGACTGTCAAGACAGCACAGGCCCGGGGAGGAATGTGGCCGTgttgggaggtgtgtgtgtggggtgggggggtaaGAGACACAGCGGAGAGGGTGCTGGTCAGCGGCGTCTGCTCTGGAATGGGGGTGTTAGAGCTTGGCCATGTCCGGGTATGGCTAAAGGGAGGTGAACTCAGAATTGAAGTTCCGGGAGCTGCAGAGGTGCCTGAGATGATGAGGTACGGGGCAAGTGGTCAGCCTTGTAGCTTACGTTTCGGTTTGGGAAGaggaaggcagaaggaagaatgTCATCCAGGGAGGGCGGCGTCATCACAGTGACGATTCCGGAAAAGTAAGCAGCATTCCACACTGGGATGGGGAATCCGAGTGGCAAGAAGACTATGCTTCCTCTAAAGACCGAGTGGAGAGCTGGAGGGAACCAACTCAGCGATGTGTGGACGAGGGATAGCAAAGAGGCGTGCCAGGTGCCCTAGCTtgctgggctggcccagggctctgAGGGCTTGATGGCCCATAGATTAGCTGATGGtcagagccctggctctggcctaacTGGGCCAGATAGTTAGTTGAGTATCCAAGCCTTGCTCCAGTGACTGGGGGGTATAGTTGGCTGCAAGACAAATAACTTCTAACCACCTAGGCGCCAACTAAGGGAAAAGACATCTTGCTTGGACACAGAGGACGTCAGGGCTTTGCAGGATGGTGGCCAAGAGAGCCAGGGAAGGTGGAGCTGGAACCCAGGACAGACAGACTTGGCAAAGACCCAGGAAGGATGGAAACTCGAGGCCAGCACTATGAGTTTGGGGGCAGAAGACGGGAGTCTCTCATTTTTGCGTGTCCACTCTCCTCTACTTCTTCTTTGACTGTACttcacctcctcttcctctgtgttcCTTCCTTGTGAGCGTAGGTGGCACTGAGATAAGTTCCCCAGCTAGGACTCCTCCTGCATTACATGTCCAGCTCAGGCTCCCTCCACGGCAGAGACCTTGCGGCCTTCGTTGGTTGCTGTATAACCCAAAGAACCTCTGCTGACTGTGGccttgggggcggggcggggggcagcctCACCTGAGACAGCGGCTCGCCATCGTGGCTGGTGGGACCCGAGGGTATATGTGAGTTCAGATACGGTGTATCGGAGATGTTAAGGCAGACTTCAGTCAGGGAAAACCGAGGCAAGCGGCTCGTTAGGAGCCGGCCCATCTGTCTGTTCCCTACAGCATCAGGCGAGAAGGAAGGCTGGTCCTGGGAGTCCTACCTGGAGGAGCAGAAGGCCGTCACTGCCCCCGCCAGCCTCTTCCAAGACGTGAGTTGGGCAGTTTCCACCTGGGCAGCCTTATCTTCCCAGTCCAGGGACTCACACCAGACTCGCGCCTTCTGGTGTTTTCTGTCCATCAGTCCTCAGTGAACTGGCAGAATGGAAGGAGAACTAAGTAAGAGCCATAGGTAGAAAAGGTCCCCCAAAGGGGCTTCCAGGGAGGGGAGACCTGGGGGGTGGGACCCGGGCTCAGCCATCACTGGGCCTGCCGGCTTCTGAATGCTGGTGCCTCCCACTCAGCCCAGCGCTTACCTTTCCTTGACTTGGGCAAGAAGGAGCCTTTAGTCCAGCCCCGATTCAGCCCCCGTTTTTCTAAGGACCTGGGGAGCTTCTCTACCCCCTCCATCCCTGCAGTGAAGATCCCCAAATGCACTGCCCTTTTGGAAGTCCAGGCAGGTGGGGCCTAAAGGCAGCTCCTTCACCCCAAGCCCGCTAGGCAAGGATAAGGCTGCATGGAAGCTGGGTGCTGTCCATTGTGTGCATTGGCAGTCCCAGGCGGTCCCTCCTAACAAGAATGGCTTCAAACTGGGCATGAAGCTGGAAGGCATTGACCCCCAGCACCCGTCCATGTACTTCATCCTCACCGTGGCTGAGgtgagctggggcctgggctctcCCTTCTGATGACGTCTGTCCGTGTGGAGTGATGGAGCCCCCTGGGGGATGGAGGCAGACACGGCCCCAGCTTGTCTTGGAAAGCACAGTCTAGCAGGGGATTTGGTAGGAACGCACAGAAAGTTtctttaaataacaacaacaaacagaaGTGTCATGGGACGGTGATGCCACCAAATGCTGGGGGCTTAGGGAGCCGAGGGCTGGAGAGGTTGGCGTGAGTCAGCAAGGTCCTTGTCCTCTGGAAGCCCACAGTTGTGTAGGGAGTCAGCCAGGTGGAGGTGTCAGTGGCATGccccaggggtgcagggaggggcagggaaagaGCACTGAGTTCAGCTAGGGGGGCAGGGGAGCATAGAGGAAGGGCCTCCTTCGCTGGGTCCTGCAAGGTGGGTTGCAGGTGAGGAGGGGGTTGCAGGCAGAAGCAGCAAGTGAGCTGGGGCTGCGGGCTCAAGGAATCACTGTTAGCCCAGAAGGCCAAAGCAGGGCACGTGGAGAACAGCCCTCAGCCCTGTGGGTGTTCTAGGGTCTACTTGTCTTGCACCCAGGCCTTGGGGCTGGGATGTCCATCAGTGTCCTCACTGTGGGGAGGGACAGTGCGGGGCAGAGGTCAGGATAGGGGAAACCTGGGAGTgacagaaggggagggagagggagtgggccaTCCGCGGGCACTGTAGCCACCATGATTCCCCCcgcggggcaggtgtgtggctacCGCCTGCGTCTGCACTTTGATGGGTATTCCGAGTGCCACGACTTCTGGGTCAATGCCAACTCCCCTGACATTCACCCTGCTGGCTGGTTTGAGAAGACCGGGCACAAGCTGCAGCCTCCCAAAGGTAAGCCTGGCTGGGTCGGTCCTGGTGAGCCAGGGGGTCCTCCCACCCcgcccttctccccctccttccaAAGCCAGCCTCTCTTCATCGCACCCCACGACTCTGCCCCAGGGCCAAGTTCACCAGAAGCCCCGGggcttctgcttccccaggtcctGTCCTGCTTCCGCAAGGGGTCCCCGGGCAGGTTCTTGAGGGTCGTGGGGTCTGCAGGCCTCCCCAGTTCTGCTGCTTCCATGTGGCATGCCTTCGCCGCGGCCCAGCCTCTGCACAGCGCTCTGTTCGTCCCCCCCGAGGGGCCTAGGTTACAAGGAGGAGGAGTTCAGCTGGAGCCAGTACCTGCGCAGCACCAGAGCTCAGGCTGCCCCCAAGCACCTGTTTGTGAGCCAGAGCCACGTGAGTGCCCCTAAGCAAGAGCGGACATCCCCTGCAGCCAGAGCCCCGCAGCTGGCCCGGGGAGCCATCTGGACAGAAGAGGGCTCAGCCTCTGGTGCTCTCAGCCTGTCCTGGTCTCTGCTGCCACAGGGGAGGGCCAGAGCAGAGACGCTCACTGTGTCCCCCAGACCCCcaattcctttcctccttcctgttTTAGTACGTATCTTGTGCTGtcatgaaatacctgaggctgggtagtCCCAGCTGGGCGGCTCCACCTGCTGGGCCCCTAGAGAGGGTCTCATGGCAGATGCGGTGTCAGGAGGGTGGAAGCACCATCACGCAGGGAGGGGAAACCACAGGAATTCCGGGCCAGGCTCACTCCTTTAGAGCAACTTGCTCTCAAGGGACCTAACGGGGTCCTGCGAGAACTACGTGACCCTCTCCCAAGGGTGAGGCCCCCAGGGACCTCAGTAGCTCCCACTAAGCCCCATCTCCCTCTGTGTCCGCCGCCTCCCAGCATCACCACACTGGGggccaagcttccagcacatgcaCCTTTGTGGGACACCttttcccaacacacacacacaccccgaccCCCACCCTCGGGACCCCTGGCCTGCCTCCGTTAGCCTGGGCGCAGACTCCCTGCTGCTCAGATGTCTTGCTTCGATTTGCTCTGCAGTGCCTTGGTGTCAGGTCAGTGCCTCTACCCCAGCCCTTTCCTTCCTGTTGCGCCACATGGAAGCTCTCCTGTTCATTCCCGGCAGCTCGCCTCCCGGCCTCTCCTCTGTCCAGAGCATCTGTCAGCCAGCTTTATGCAGCGGTCAACACGTAATCCCAGTGACAGGTCTGGGGATACAGGGAGCCTCCATGCAAAGCCTCACCACATCACAGGTCCAGGCGCCTTGGGCCATGGACTCCACCGTAGGGACTGTAACTCCCCGACCCGCCTCCAGCCCCAGAGACTGTCCTTGCAGGTTCCCAGGTGACTGGGCGTCCCACCTGCTGTTGTGACAGGGCATGCAGACATCGCAGTCACACTGTGTACATGCTGTAGCCCTGCTGGTGGCTGGCACTCTGTCCTGGAAGAATAATGCAGATCACAGATTGTTGTAAAGAGGAAGGGAGGTGATGGCTTTTGAAGCTCGTACCTGGGACCTGGCAGATGCCCACTTAACACTGGTCCCCCCTCTGCTCCCTACCCCACACGTCAGCACCACCTTCCCTTCCACCTACCGCCCCACCACCCCAGGCCATGCCAGACCAGGCTGCGCCAGGTCGGGGAGACCTGAACTCAGCCTGCCAGGCTCTGGGTGAACGCACAGCCTCGCACCAATCACTTTCCTTCTGCTACAATTCCAGCCACCCCTGAGAACACCTTGGAAGCCACACATTCCTGAGTGGCTCAGAGCTTAGGTTACGATTCTGCCCTAGAGGGACCCTCCGACCCAGcctgtttctccctccttcccctgcccgtCTCCTGGGAAGGCCTCCTAGAGCACCTACTTCTTCATTTGTGGTGGGCCCTGGACTAGCACtgaccagcctggccctggccgtgcAGCCCCTGTTCTTGCCCCTAGAGTCCCCCACCCCTGGGCTTCCAGGTGGGCATGAAGCTGGAGGCTGTGGACCGCATGAACCCGTCTCTTGTCTGCGTGGCCAGCGTGACCGACGTGGTGGACAGTCGCTTCCTGGTGCACTTTGACAACTGGGACGATACTTACGACTACTGGTAGTGGGAGGGCCCAGACTTGCCTGGGGGCTGAGGGGATGGCAGGGGGTGATTCCGTGCACCTCTCAGGGACCAGCTGGCCCCGCTCAGGGCAGGCCTGGCATTCAGATCTGGAGCAGGGTAGGAGAGACTTGACTGTGGATCTGGGCTGCAGCATCAGAAACACAGCTCAGTGTTCAATGTTTCATCTCAGAATGTCCTGGCTAAGATGAGCAAACCCCTGTGTTTCGTCTTCCCTTGGATGGAACAGTGGCACTGAGTTTTTAGTTAATGTGGCTGTGTTCTGACTTTGTCAACAGCTGTCTGTCTCCCTCACAGTAACAGGTGGCATGAGGGTGGGCCCTAGGGCCCTGCTGTCAGAAGAGGGCAGGCGCAGGGCCTTGGAGCTTCTCTTGCGACAGTGACGGATTCTTGGCTTGCAGGTGTGATCCCAGCAGCCCCTACATCCACCCAGTGGGCTGGTGCCAGAAGCAAGGAAAACCCCTCACCCCTCCACAAGGTGACCCTGGAGCCTGAGCAAGTGCCcggccccacctccccacccccagccccttcccagcgCCTCGTTAGTTGGCTGTTTATATTCTGGAGCCTCAGCCTCTTGGTCTGGGAGTTGAGAGCCCTTGGATTTCAGGGGGATTCTGCCACACCCTGACTCTGTTGATGTTTAGGCGAGCAAGTCAGAGGAGCACCTCAAGGGAGCAGGGAGCCCAAAGCAAGGAAAGTGTGTCCTTCCTCCCAGGAGCATCCCACTGGCTCTGGcaccatgcaggtgcaagggaggctggagctggaggaCCAGGACCACAGCTGACGGCAGCCAGGGTCCCCAGATGCCCTGGGAGTGTGGGGTGGGGCTGTGCTTGGCTCGAACTAGGACCCGTCTGCCCTGGGAGCTGGTACAAGCAgctgcagctgtgtgtgtgtgttgggggtgggggtggagattcTGCTCCAAGGACCccttcctgctcctgcctggggaCAGAGCTCTCCCCCCGTGCACCTGGGAGGCTACACCTTGCCCGCACCCTCTCCTCCAGATTACCCAGACCCTGACAGCTTCTGCTGGGAGAAATACCTGGAGGAAACTGGGACCTCCGCCGTGCCTGCCTGGGCCTTCAAGGTGGTGAGTGTGtgctcctgggccccagggctgagCTCAGCCAGGCAGGGTGGGGCCTTGGCCTCCCCTTTTGGGGAGGTCACAGTTTCCCCAGGCACGGCACCCATGCTCCCTgctcagctgggctgggcctgagggCAGCTGTCCCCCTCCTGCAGCGACCGCCTCACAGCTTCTTGGTCAACATGAAGCTGGAGGCCGTGGACCGCAGGAACCCAGCCCTGATTCGTGTGGCCAGCGTGGAGGATGTGGAGGACCATCGGATAAAGGTGGCCCCGGGACCCTGGCACTGGGGGAGTggacaggccaggtgggcagggaTTCTGTAGACTGGTTAGAGGTCAAGGGCATGGTGTGACACAGACAAGGTCGAAGATCTTGGACCTCATTCTCATCTTATCTGTGCCTGACTTTGCGGGCTTGGACAAGTCATTTCCCCTCTCTGAGCCTTTaccttctcatctgtaaagtgggccaAATCATCCTTGTCCCATCATGGATTGACACAGGAGATGCTGATAGTTTAATGGCAGTGTGGTGATTGTTACGGCATTGTGGCATTGGCCCCTTGGATCTTCCACTGATCCAGAATCTTGCTTCTGATGGGCCCCAGGGGTGGATGGGGAGAGGCTGCTagagctgggggaggtgggggagggacggaggaagggagggaaggttagtgggggagggggaccaTCCCAGCTGAACTGGGATCCACGAGGAACACCTGACCTCCAAGGACCTTCCCTCCACAGCTGCACTTTGATGGCTGGAGTCACGGCTATGACTTCTGGATTGATGCCGACCACCCAGATATCCACCCTGCGGGCTGGTGCTCCAAGACAGGACATCCCCTGCAGCCTCCTCTCCGTGTGTAACCCGAGGGCACTCTGCccctgtccctgccacctgcagcccctcTGTCCTGCAGCTTGCCCAGGGGGCTCTGACCCCCACGCCCAGCTCTGACACAGGGCTGTGGTGCCCACAGCGAGCTCTGGGTTGCCTCAGGGCGGTGCCACACAAAGCAGTGCTGCTGCCTCCCCCGGTTGCTAGGTTGGAGCTATGGAGGTGTGGAGGGGCCAGCTCACCAGGGAGCTTGTGCCAAGGAGGTAGTTCTGCACCCAGAGACACAGCCGAGCCGCACGTGAGCATGCACGTGTCTGCTAAGGCAATGCTGGCCCTCCACACAGGCAGGGGTTGAGTGCAGCTCCTTCCACTCAGCCTGCTCTCACCCAGAAGGCTCTGCTTCCGTACTTCCCTGCTGCCACCATGTTGCTAGCTGATCCTTCTCGGTGTTTGCCGCCGAGCACTGGCAGAGCATACAAAAGGTTACCCAGGTCTCGGGGCCGAAGAGCGGGACAGGAACGGAGCGTAACGTGAACCTGCCTGCTGTGCCCGGACCAGCGCTAAGTTGATCTTTCCCCTAAGGGAGAGGATCTGAGGCTGAGGGCCCGGCTTGCAGGGTCCAGCGAAGTATGTGAGAGCCGAGGCGTCCTGCCCTGCCTTGGGGCACCTGTGCGGTAGCAGGCGCTCGGGGAGCTCGTTCTGGTGCTGCCCCCACCTTGCCTTCAGTCCCCTCCCCACTGACCAGGACCCTCTGCTGACTTTTTCCTTCCATCtcctccagggcccagggagcccagcactgcctccccTGGGGGCTGCACCCCTGTGAGCTATAGAAGCTTGCCGCCCACCAGGACCTCCAAATACAGCTTCCACCACCGGTGAGTGAAGGCCTCCTGCTGGCACGCGCCCGGGCGTTGCTCGGGGAGGGTCTCTGGCACATCTATGTGCGGTGCACCGGGGTTCACCTGCATGTTCTCCAACACAGCCAGGGGTGGGAGGGCCCAGTGGGACCAAGTGCATCCTACCCACCCCAGGCCTTCTTCTGCCCCAGAAAGTGCCCCACTCCTGGCTGCGACGGCTCGGGCCACGTCACAGGCAAGTTCACAGCTCACCACTGCCTCTCGGGCTGCCCGCTGGCGGAGAGGAACCAGGGCCGGCTGAAAGCGGAGCTGTCTGACTCAGAGGCCTCAGCCCGCAAGAGGAGCCTCTCCGGCTTGTCCCCAAGGAAGAAGCCTCGCCACCACGGCCGGTGAGgagcccagggaggcagagccagggctctccGGCTGTGGGGCTCGTGCCCTGCCGGGCCAGGCATCGATCACCTGCCGcagactttctccctctctccgcaGGATCGGACGCCCTCCAAAGTATCAGAAGATTCCACAGGAGGATTTCCAGAGTAAGTCCCTACTCCCCTTCCAAGGGTCCAGGGCAAGTGCCACAGCTGGTGGGATGGCACACCTGGGATGCCCCGAGCACCAGAAGCGGGCAGGGAGCTGCCTGCTCGTTAGAGATGCTCTGGGGGCATAGAGCAGTGGCAGGAGCAGTGCCTCGAATGACCTTGAGCTCCCACCTTGTGGTCCCGCCGTGCCAGGGCCTTGCTGTGAGTCTCTGGGAAAGACACAGACCTTTTCTGGACCACTGGCTCTGCCCTGCGAGGCAGGATAACACCCCCGGCCCTGCTCTTGGCTGACTCCAGGCTTCCTGGGAAGGAGGCCATCGCTGTCActttctagctgtgtgaccttgaacaagccGCTTACCATCTCTGAGCCACAGTTTCCAGGGTAAAACCTGCCTCTCAAGTGCCACTACCTGAAATGATGGTGGTTACTGCTCCAGCTGCTCTCAGGTGGACGCGGTGCATGGCTGCTAACTCTCACAAGCGCCCTTTGATGTATGTGACAGGGAGGTGTGTGAGGCTCCAAGGGTAAAGTCGCTGGCTCAAGATCATCCACTGTGTAAGACACCGAGCTGGGATTGAAACTTGAGTCTGACTTCTGCCACCTGCTGCCGATACACCAGGCGAAAAGCACCCAACTCAAACctcagttcactcctcaatgcttTGTATTAGTTTACACAGGTTGCTGTCACAAAACGCTATAACCTGGGTGGCTTAAGCGACAGAAATTTATTCCTCACactcctggaggctgggagtgcagggccaaggtgtcagcagggcggTTTCTTTCAAGGAccctctccttggcttgcaggtgGCCACCTCCCAGCCGTGGCCCCACCTGGTCTTTTCCCTGTAGGTGAGCATccccaccctacccaccctctTGCAAGGAGCAGCAGTCAGATCGGATTACAGCCCACCCTAATGGCCTTCATTTCACTCAGAGGCCCTTTCTCCAAACTCACCGGCATTGTGAGGCGCAGAGTTAGTAGGAATTTTGCCAGGGACACAACGTGTTCTGAGGGGAGGGACAGAGCGAGCCTGTAGTGGGTGGTGAGTTCATCTCGTGTCTTCGGCTGCTGGTGCAGGGCCTGCCACCCGGCAGGGACACTGGGCGTCTTGTCTCGGTGGCATGGAAGGACATAATTTTAAGGCTAGAAGAGACCTTGGACACTCACCTGGTTCATTGCAGTTTCTGGGTCGGGCCCAGGCCACTCTGGTTCTTCAGGAACTCTTCTCTGATCCAGGCAGAGTGAGTGTGCGCATAACACAGTGACGGGAAAACACAGCCCTGAAGTCGGATGGCCTTTTACGGGCTGGGAGACCTTGGGCAGGAGCACCACCCGTCCGAGGGCTGGCAGTGTCGGCACCCGGCTCCTAGTGCTGCGGCTCTCTGTCCGGCGCCCTCTTGCTGCCGTTCCACCCTCTTCTCTTGGTGGAGACAGAATTCTTGCAGCCTCGGGCCTGAACGAGGATGAGAGCCAGGGCTTCTGAGGCTCtcgtggtggggggtgggggggcggtccCATTGGTCAGCTTCCATTGCAGGGCCAGCACATGACCACCAGAGGGCACCTGTCTACCGTGTGGACTTCTGAGCAGTTAAGTCCTGGAGACTGAGACTggcccagagagaggaaggaaggaggaggccaAGGCCTCCAGGTACTTCAAGGACAGAGCAGAGGACAGAGTCCGTGTGTccacctgctggcctctggcaGAAGGCACACTGGCCACTCTGGGTTTTGTCCCCAGGGAGACATCTGTGGATAGGTCTCAGGGTGGGCTCGGACTTTGCTGGTGAGCTGCTCCACCCGGAGTCTTCCTGGCCAGCACAGGACTTGGCTCTGCCTGCCCTGTAGTCTTGGGAGTGTCCACTGTTTGAAGAAACCAGGGCGGCCGTTTCTGACCTGGTGCCAAGTAGGTTGCAGTTAGATAAGATGGCGGAACTGCCCACGAGAGCTCCCGGCCTGTGCtctggaggagaaagaaatggagggaGGTGCCCTGCAAACACCATActgtcccccagagcccacccAGGTTGCAGGCAGGACCCTGGGCAGGGCGTGGTCAGGAGGCCCAGCCTGTGGCAGGTAGATGAGGTTGCTGTGCTGGGGGCTCTCACGGGAGATCCTGGTGCGTCCCAGGTGCTGTGGGGCCTGGCTGGCAGTGCAGAGGGAGCAGCCTTGGGTGATACCTCAGTGGGGCAGTTGGGGCCCAGGTGGGCactctggcttgggcctgggggCAGACGGAGCCCagggaggcagagtcacagagcaaAGTGGTCAGGCGGGCTCCTGATGAAGCCACCAGAGGCTCAGGGGGCGAGTGTGAGAGACAGTGCGGGGCCTTGTAGCACCCAGGGTCGCTTAATAAGGGCAGTGCTCCTGGAGGTGGAGGGCTTGCAGGCCCCACGGAGAGTGGCCACGCCTCCCAAGGCTGCTAGGGGTGGGTGGGGCCAGGTCTGGCCCAGCAGCAGGCCAAGCAGCAGCGGTCAGCAGCTCCTCAGAGCCACTGTGCGGCTGAGGGCAGGAGCTGAGC is a window encoding:
- the L3MBTL1 gene encoding lethal(3)malignant brain tumor-like protein 1 isoform X1 → MEGSAEMEMLRTLKGPSAGEVSVHLVTRDSPGSGPHLPTTAFIIPASSATLGLPSSALDVSCFSQEPVHVGAPERVSGSEPVTAAVLPQLTAGPAGSSSATTVRLLEWTEAAAPPPGSSLRFRISEYAPLNMVGVEQPPSPEPRREGVAEYEDGGLPAGGGDSGTPQPETLPQEPPEDPAQDPPEDGSACPCRACGPQHSAGPDPGSSNHGCAPLFQERSVIVEHSSSCAGAELLKPVKKRKRREYQSPSEEESEPEAVEKGEGGKEPEERPAASPPESEERSSSQPAAAASSGEKEGWSWESYLEEQKAVTAPASLFQDSQAVPPNKNGFKLGMKLEGIDPQHPSMYFILTVAEVCGYRLRLHFDGYSECHDFWVNANSPDIHPAGWFEKTGHKLQPPKGYKEEEFSWSQYLRSTRAQAAPKHLFVSQSHSPPPLGFQVGMKLEAVDRMNPSLVCVASVTDVVDSRFLVHFDNWDDTYDYWCDPSSPYIHPVGWCQKQGKPLTPPQDYPDPDSFCWEKYLEETGTSAVPAWAFKVRPPHSFLVNMKLEAVDRRNPALIRVASVEDVEDHRIKLHFDGWSHGYDFWIDADHPDIHPAGWCSKTGHPLQPPLRPREPSTASPGGCTPVSYRSLPPTRTSKYSFHHRKCPTPGCDGSGHVTGKFTAHHCLSGCPLAERNQGRLKAELSDSEASARKRSLSGLSPRKKPRHHGRIGRPPKYQKIPQEDFQTLTPDVVHQSLFTSALAAHPDRSLSVCWEQHCKLLPGVAGISASTVAKWTIEEVFGFVQTLTGCEDQARLFKDEMIDGEAFLLLTQADIVKIMSVKLGPALKIYNAILMFKNADDSLK
- the L3MBTL1 gene encoding lethal(3)malignant brain tumor-like protein 1 isoform X8, whose product is MVGVEQPPSPEPRREGVAEYEDGGLPAGGGDSGTPQPETLPQEPPEDPAQDPPEDGSACPCRACGPQHSAGPDPGSSNHGCAPLFQERSVIVEHSSSCAGAELLKPVKKRKRREYQSPSEEESEPEAVEKGEGGKEPEERPAASPPESEERSSSQPAAAASSGEKEGWSWESYLEEQKAVTAPASLFQDSQAVPPNKNGFKLGMKLEGIDPQHPSMYFILTVAEVCGYRLRLHFDGYSECHDFWVNANSPDIHPAGWFEKTGHKLQPPKGYKEEEFSWSQYLRSTRAQAAPKHLFVSQSHSPPPLGFQVGMKLEAVDRMNPSLVCVASVTDVVDSRFLVHFDNWDDTYDYWCDPSSPYIHPVGWCQKQGKPLTPPQDYPDPDSFCWEKYLEETGTSAVPAWAFKVRPPHSFLVNMKLEAVDRRNPALIRVASVEDVEDHRIKLHFDGWSHGYDFWIDADHPDIHPAGWCSKTGHPLQPPLRPREPSTASPGGCTPVSYRSLPPTRTSKYSFHHRKCPTPGCDGSGHVTGKFTAHHCLSGCPLAERNQGRLKAELSDSEASARKRSLSGLSPRKKPRHHGRIGRPPKYQKIPQEDFQTLTPDVVHQSLFTSALAAHPDRSLSVCWEQHCKLLPGVAGISASTVAKWTIEEVFGFVQTLTGCEDQARLFKDEMIDGEAFLLLTQADIVKIMSVKLGPALKIYNAILMFKNADDSLK
- the L3MBTL1 gene encoding lethal(3)malignant brain tumor-like protein 1 isoform X10, yielding MEGSAEMEMLRTLKGPSAGEVSVHLVTRDSPGSGPHLPTTAFIIPASSATLGLPSSALDVSCFSQEPVHVGAPERVSGSEPVTAAVLPQLTAGPAGSSSATTVRLLEWTEAAAPPPGSSLRFRISEYAPLNMVGVEQPPSPEPRREGVAEYEDGGLPAGGGDSGTPQPETLPQEPPEDPAQDPPEDGSACPCRACGPQHSAGPDPGSSNHGCAPLFQERSVIVEHSSSCAGAELLKPVKKRKRREYQSPSEEESEPEAVEKGEGGKEPEERPAASPPESEERSSSQPAAAASSGEKEGWSWESYLEEQKAVTAPASLFQDSQAVPPNKNGFKLGMKLEGIDPQHPSMYFILTVAEVCGYRLRLHFDGYSECHDFWVNANSPDIHPAGWFEKTGHKLQPPKGYKEEEFSWSQYLRSTRAQAAPKHLFVSQSHSPPPLGFQVGMKLEAVDRMNPSLVCVASVTDVVDSRFLVHFDNWDDTYDYWCDPSSPYIHPVGWCQKQGKPLTPPQDYPDPDSFCWEKYLEETGTSAVPAWAFKVRPPHSFLVNMKLEAVDRRNPALIRVASVEDVEDHRIKLHFDGWSHGYDFWIDADHPDIHPAGWCSKTGHPLQPPLRPREPSTASPGGCTPVSYRSLPPTRTSKYSFHHRAPLLAATARATSQASSQLTTASRAARWRRGTRAG